One region of Hydrogenobaculum sp. Y04AAS1 genomic DNA includes:
- a CDS encoding cation diffusion facilitator family transporter, which yields MKKYHWSIISIFLMLLLAIIKLGVGFLSKSVALKAEGIHSLSDSLASFIGFISIYMSEKKHEKFPYGLYKLENIGAMFISFFLFFAAYDMFMDVLFGHYKIDRQYISWGLGVGIISMVITFGFSVLERIAAKKHNSPALMADSEHMLVDGFGSFVITLNFLSLEFNINLDKVFASVIILIIIYTGFHILKEQIFVILDASVDSKMIEHIKDIILQDPRVKSVKRLLVRKSGDKIFIDAAISIKSHNFNQSHTVVDSIEEAISRAFPQTEMVFIHYEPEDGPESSRIAVLTKDNAVSDFQNVDMIHIYDNFVLTFVLKAKDDKEKKEDITATDIAQVKSDFVIATNHPKSNRAKWIFHKYGVFIWETENKDIQKALDEIKAFSKD from the coding sequence ATGAAAAAGTATCACTGGAGTATAATATCAATCTTTTTGATGCTACTACTGGCTATTATAAAGCTGGGAGTGGGTTTTTTGTCTAAAAGCGTAGCACTTAAAGCAGAAGGTATACACTCTTTATCGGATAGCTTAGCTTCTTTCATAGGCTTTATTTCTATATACATGTCTGAAAAAAAGCATGAGAAGTTTCCCTATGGACTTTACAAACTGGAAAATATAGGTGCAATGTTTATATCGTTTTTTCTATTTTTCGCCGCCTATGATATGTTTATGGATGTGCTCTTTGGTCACTATAAAATAGATAGACAATATATATCATGGGGCTTAGGTGTAGGTATCATATCAATGGTTATAACCTTTGGCTTTTCAGTATTAGAAAGAATAGCCGCCAAGAAGCACAACTCCCCAGCTTTAATGGCAGATAGCGAGCATATGTTGGTGGATGGGTTTGGATCTTTTGTTATAACGTTAAACTTTTTATCGCTGGAGTTTAATATAAACTTGGATAAGGTATTTGCAAGCGTTATAATACTTATTATAATCTATACAGGTTTTCATATATTGAAAGAGCAAATCTTTGTAATATTGGATGCTTCGGTGGATTCAAAAATGATAGAACATATAAAAGACATAATACTGCAAGATCCAAGGGTAAAATCCGTCAAAAGGCTTTTGGTGAGAAAATCTGGTGATAAGATATTTATAGATGCTGCTATTTCAATCAAATCTCACAACTTCAACCAATCCCACACCGTTGTCGATAGCATAGAAGAGGCAATATCAAGGGCTTTTCCCCAAACGGAGATGGTTTTTATTCACTACGAGCCGGAGGATGGTCCGGAAAGTTCAAGGATAGCCGTTTTAACAAAAGATAACGCCGTTTCAGATTTTCAAAATGTAGATATGATACATATTTACGATAATTTTGTATTAACCTTTGTATTAAAAGCTAAAGACGATAAAGAAAAAAAAGAAGACATAACCGCCACAGATATAGCTCAAGTAAAATCAGACTTTGTTATAGCCACAAACCATCCAAAAAGCAACCGCGCCAAATGGATATTTCACAAATACGGGGTTTTCATATGGGAAACAGAAAACAAAGACATTCAAAAAGCCCTTGATGAGATAAAAGCTTTTTCAAAAGATTAA
- a CDS encoding TIGR01212 family radical SAM protein (This family includes YhcC from E. coli K-12, an uncharacterized radical SAM protein.) has protein sequence MLATSSRIYTLKDYLKQKYGRRVQKITVALPFTCPNIDGTKATGGCTYCLTGTRPAHISPLMDLREQISSGIAQAKRRYGDNIYFYIYYQSYSNTYGDSDFLKSVYDVALEFENVVGIDIGTRPDCVPEDVLELIQTYTDKLDVWIEYGLQSSHFSTLRWINRAHGASDFVDAVLRTRKYKGINICAHLIVGFPQEDLEDNLETAKLIVALNVNGVKIHPLHIIKNTKMAKDYLENPFKLLTLEEYAYRAARIIEILPQTMVIHRLTGEVEPDRLIAPDYCTFSRKLEVREKIEQELEKMDSYQGKVCPFNR, from the coding sequence ATGTTAGCGACATCATCAAGGATTTACACGTTAAAAGATTATCTTAAGCAAAAGTATGGAAGAAGGGTGCAAAAGATAACGGTAGCCCTTCCCTTTACATGTCCAAACATAGACGGCACAAAAGCCACTGGTGGATGTACCTATTGTCTTACTGGCACAAGGCCAGCCCACATATCACCTTTGATGGATTTAAGAGAGCAAATATCTTCAGGCATAGCCCAAGCCAAAAGAAGATACGGTGATAACATATATTTTTACATATACTACCAGTCTTATTCAAACACATACGGAGATTCAGATTTTCTAAAATCTGTATACGATGTGGCGCTGGAGTTTGAAAACGTTGTGGGTATAGATATTGGCACAAGACCAGATTGCGTACCAGAAGACGTATTGGAGCTTATACAAACCTATACAGACAAATTGGATGTATGGATAGAATATGGCCTTCAAAGCTCTCACTTTAGTACGTTAAGGTGGATAAATAGAGCCCATGGAGCATCTGATTTTGTAGATGCTGTTTTAAGAACAAGGAAATACAAAGGTATAAACATATGCGCTCACCTTATAGTGGGTTTCCCCCAAGAAGACTTGGAAGACAACTTAGAAACCGCAAAGCTAATAGTCGCTTTAAACGTAAATGGTGTCAAAATACATCCACTTCACATCATCAAAAATACAAAAATGGCAAAAGACTATCTGGAGAACCCTTTCAAGCTTTTAACATTAGAAGAGTATGCATATAGAGCCGCCAGGATAATAGAGATACTTCCACAGACGATGGTCATACACAGACTAACCGGCGAGGTAGAACCAGACAGATTGATAGCCCCAGATTATTGTACTTTCTCAAGAAAGTTAGAGGTAAGGGAAAAAATAGAGCAAGAGCTTGAAAAGATGGACTCTTACCAAGGAAAAGTGTGTCCATTTAATAGATAA
- a CDS encoding SemiSWEET family transporter, whose amino-acid sequence MKENFVELIGLVAGVLTTSGYIPQIYSVIKQNSAEGLSGLFLIIMTIGISLWLLYGIIQNSLALIFANAFSLFCLLVLGFYKIKDYYRKNQQ is encoded by the coding sequence ATGAAAGAAAATTTTGTAGAGCTAATAGGTCTTGTGGCGGGGGTGCTTACTACATCTGGTTATATTCCCCAAATTTATTCTGTGATAAAACAAAATAGTGCCGAAGGGTTATCTGGTCTTTTCTTAATTATAATGACGATTGGTATAAGCTTGTGGCTTTTGTACGGGATTATACAAAACTCGCTGGCTCTTATTTTTGCAAACGCTTTTAGTTTGTTTTGTCTTCTTGTATTGGGCTTTTATAAAATTAAAGATTATTATCGTAAAAACCAGCAATAA
- a CDS encoding glycosyltransferase family 9 protein, translating into MRVLVLSLHRGYGDLLYNALLFKAIKTHQKDAIVEVFTTKQGLELFEKNPYIDFMDDKFGSFEGSYDFLVDTSFKGISYIYSFLLKAKYKVALYKKEKEKFLSFIYNKLTPFSPKDNEIKNTLQILSPVFGKEVDVEPYFWIFKENPLKGKTYVVISPTAPVPTKVPSIDIFNEVAKFIHAKGYDVVFAYPKSEAFYITKKLDFATYISTDIHTYASILKDAKALVSCETFSYHLATFLNVPSLVLLGAYPIWKVSPLQHYVSLNLECQYCGSKTCKRGEDDVPCLNIDYKDVIKEFQKLL; encoded by the coding sequence ATGAGGGTTTTGGTTTTATCCCTTCATAGGGGTTATGGGGATCTTCTTTACAACGCTTTGCTATTTAAAGCTATAAAAACCCACCAAAAAGATGCAATCGTAGAGGTTTTTACCACAAAACAAGGTTTAGAGCTTTTTGAAAAAAACCCTTACATAGATTTTATGGATGATAAATTTGGCTCTTTTGAAGGCTCTTACGATTTTTTAGTAGATACTTCCTTTAAAGGTATTTCTTATATTTATAGTTTTCTCTTAAAAGCCAAATACAAAGTAGCTTTGTATAAAAAAGAAAAAGAAAAGTTTCTATCTTTTATATACAACAAACTCACTCCTTTTAGTCCAAAAGATAATGAGATAAAAAATACCCTTCAGATACTAAGCCCTGTTTTTGGTAAAGAGGTTGATGTAGAGCCTTATTTTTGGATTTTCAAAGAAAACCCTCTAAAGGGTAAAACCTATGTAGTAATATCTCCTACAGCACCTGTACCCACAAAAGTCCCAAGTATAGATATATTTAACGAAGTGGCAAAGTTTATACATGCTAAAGGCTACGATGTGGTGTTTGCTTATCCAAAATCTGAAGCGTTTTATATCACAAAAAAGCTTGATTTTGCCACATACATATCTACAGATATACATACTTACGCAAGCATTTTAAAAGATGCAAAAGCGCTTGTTTCTTGTGAGACATTTAGCTATCATCTTGCTACGTTTTTGAATGTGCCTTCTTTGGTGCTTTTGGGAGCATACCCCATATGGAAAGTAAGCCCTTTACAGCATTATGTAAGTCTTAATCTTGAATGTCAATACTGCGGGTCTAAAACCTGCAAAAGAGGCGAAGACGATGTGCCTTGTTTAAATATAGATTATAAAGATGTAATAAAAGAGTTTCAAAAGCTTTTATGA
- a CDS encoding ROK family protein gives MILSLDVGATHIKSGIVEDGSIKNRLDFETPKDFEEFLRLLEKIISHYKDIDTLSIAIAGQVDMKKGILKHAPNLGWKDINFVELVQNRLKKRTILINDVRAITYGEYIYGGLKDVENGACVFVGTGIGGGLIIDKELRFGCDSNLGEIGHMKLKPNGLKCTCGKRGCFEAYAGGLSLERYLKKLGYNKSLKDLVSEKDSKVAKKVFDRFVLYMSYGLASLINMLNPCKIVLGGGVMMGFSFLFEEIKNKAISLSIDPSVEHIDITLSELGNDAGILGAHAFAMKHI, from the coding sequence ATGATACTCTCTTTAGATGTAGGGGCTACTCATATAAAATCTGGGATAGTAGAAGATGGTAGTATAAAAAATAGGCTTGATTTTGAAACACCAAAAGATTTTGAAGAGTTTTTGAGGCTTTTAGAAAAAATAATATCTCATTATAAGGATATAGATACACTTTCTATAGCAATAGCTGGTCAAGTGGATATGAAAAAAGGTATTTTAAAACACGCACCAAACTTAGGCTGGAAAGATATAAATTTTGTAGAGCTTGTGCAAAATAGATTAAAAAAAAGGACTATCCTAATAAACGACGTTAGGGCTATCACGTACGGAGAATACATATACGGCGGGTTAAAAGATGTAGAAAACGGAGCTTGTGTTTTTGTAGGTACAGGTATAGGTGGTGGGCTTATCATAGATAAAGAGCTTAGGTTTGGCTGTGATTCAAACTTAGGTGAGATAGGGCATATGAAACTAAAACCAAATGGGCTAAAATGCACCTGCGGTAAAAGGGGCTGTTTTGAAGCTTACGCTGGGGGGCTTTCTTTGGAGAGATATTTAAAAAAATTAGGTTATAATAAAAGCTTAAAAGATTTGGTTAGTGAAAAAGACTCAAAAGTTGCAAAAAAGGTTTTTGATAGGTTTGTTTTGTATATGTCTTATGGGCTTGCTAGTTTGATAAATATGTTAAATCCATGTAAGATAGTGCTTGGGGGTGGTGTTATGATGGGTTTTAGCTTTTTGTTTGAAGAGATAAAAAATAAAGCTATTTCACTATCTATAGACCCAAGCGTTGAGCATATAGATATCACACTTTCAGAGCTTGGAAACGATGCTGGGATACTGGGAGCTCACGCTTTTGCTATGAAGCATATATGA
- a CDS encoding TaqI-like C-terminal specificity domain-containing protein — protein MDEERAKNLVKDVFESKFDERKFEGFIANLLKKYDRSKFLKKRSGSQVVREKYLDFIGSWERLGRYIDSEKNVIDILIVYLKKGQSLYRSRVAQRNFVADYLSGKVGTDSLKDAALVAFVSPRPWQTCMEEDWRFSLVKLEYKKEGGKLIDELSPAKRWSFLVGKNEKSHTAQSRFLGLLKSDEEPTLKEIQKAFDIETITDEFFEKYRDLFIKTKIELDNIVKKDEKLRKEFKNKNISTVDFAKKLLGQIVFLYFLQKKGWFGVEKGKDFGTGPKDFIRKLFNGEYISYKNFYNDVLEPLFYKALRDGRSSDDHYYDKLKCKIPFLNGGLFDPPNDFDWVKVDIPLPNDLFSNNHKTDEGDIGDGILDVFDRYNFTVNEEEPLEKEVALDPELLGKIYEKLNAIREDNFDEYLKALKSSRRSKESKFNKEYGVYYTPREIVHYMCQESLLYYLESQLEEQVYHGSKIGREDLEKFIKYADLLVENEKVAQEKVENNVKASKYKYEIPESIVKNAKEIDKLLNDLKICDPAVGSGAFLVGMLHEIVKLRQLLSVYTKNNLSNYDLKRHTIENSLYGVDIDPGAVEVCKLRFWLSLIVDEDSFNDIKPLPNLDYKIVRGNSLIGFPNNWRSDIADKIEKLEDKLFSETHPERKKEIKKELDALILKRLENSKEIFGYKVDFDFKLFFPQVYHNQKVFKEKSGFDIVIGNPPYVRHEKIRAIKPILERQNYEVFTSTADLYVYFYEKGYQLLKDQGILAYITSNKWMRAKYGEKLRKFLKEKTAILEIIDFSGYSVFEQTVDTNILIFRKENDRGRLVPRKEHIFRFLEVKGGIEDIEEYLRRKGKPKLIGQATEKKVEHLDSWPQVDTWQELRTWQTMYQSKLSDNAWTLGDESVLSLKDKIEKAGKPLKDWDVKIYYGIKTGFNEAFIIDSEKRDEILRNCKTEEERKRTEEIIKPVLRGRDIDKYMYKWAGLWIIGTFPAKNLNIDNYPALKEYLGSFGDRLLQDGKPGHRKRTSNKWFETQDNIAYYPEFEKEKIVWQEMSLEPSFAYDDKKFYTNQTAYIMTGKNLKFILGLLNSKISKWYMQSLAYSLSEGAQRWIKQYVELIPLPPITKENKPLVDQVIQKVDQILTLTQSKDYDTNQEKQEHVKRLQHEIDKLVYKLYGLTEEEIKIIEGS, from the coding sequence ATGGACGAGGAAAGAGCAAAAAATCTTGTAAAAGATGTGTTTGAAAGCAAATTTGATGAAAGGAAATTTGAGGGATTTATAGCTAATTTGCTAAAGAAGTACGATAGAAGCAAGTTTCTAAAGAAAAGAAGCGGATCACAAGTAGTAAGAGAAAAATATTTAGATTTCATAGGTTCTTGGGAAAGATTGGGAAGGTATATAGATTCAGAAAAAAATGTGATAGATATTCTTATAGTTTATCTCAAAAAAGGACAATCTTTATATAGATCAAGAGTAGCCCAAAGAAACTTTGTAGCTGATTATTTAAGTGGGAAAGTTGGAACGGATTCATTAAAAGACGCTGCGCTTGTTGCATTCGTATCTCCTAGACCGTGGCAGACTTGTATGGAGGAAGATTGGAGATTCTCTCTTGTTAAATTAGAGTATAAAAAAGAAGGAGGAAAATTAATAGATGAGCTATCACCAGCTAAAAGATGGTCTTTTTTAGTTGGTAAAAACGAAAAAAGTCATACAGCTCAATCAAGATTCTTAGGGCTTTTAAAATCAGATGAAGAACCTACTTTAAAAGAAATTCAAAAAGCTTTTGATATAGAAACCATCACAGATGAATTTTTTGAAAAATACAGAGATTTATTTATAAAAACCAAGATTGAACTTGACAATATTGTCAAAAAAGACGAAAAGCTTAGGAAAGAATTTAAAAATAAGAATATTAGCACTGTTGATTTTGCTAAAAAGCTTCTTGGTCAGATAGTGTTTTTATACTTTTTGCAGAAAAAAGGATGGTTTGGCGTAGAGAAAGGCAAAGATTTTGGAACAGGTCCAAAAGATTTTATTAGAAAGCTTTTTAATGGTGAGTATATAAGCTATAAAAATTTTTATAACGATGTTCTTGAGCCGTTATTTTATAAAGCTTTAAGAGATGGTAGAAGTTCTGACGACCATTACTACGATAAGCTTAAATGTAAAATTCCATTTTTAAATGGTGGGCTCTTTGATCCACCAAATGATTTTGACTGGGTTAAGGTAGATATCCCACTGCCAAATGATCTTTTTTCAAACAATCATAAAACAGATGAAGGTGATATAGGGGATGGGATACTTGATGTGTTTGACAGATACAACTTTACTGTAAACGAAGAAGAACCGCTTGAAAAAGAAGTTGCACTTGATCCAGAGCTACTTGGTAAGATTTATGAGAAACTAAATGCAATTAGAGAGGATAATTTTGATGAGTATTTAAAAGCTTTAAAGTCTTCCAGAAGAAGCAAAGAGTCTAAATTTAATAAAGAATATGGAGTTTATTATACGCCTAGAGAGATCGTTCATTATATGTGTCAAGAAAGCCTCCTTTATTATCTTGAATCTCAATTAGAGGAGCAAGTATACCACGGTTCTAAAATTGGAAGAGAAGATTTAGAAAAGTTTATCAAGTATGCTGATTTGCTTGTTGAAAATGAAAAAGTAGCTCAAGAAAAAGTTGAAAATAATGTTAAAGCTTCAAAATACAAATACGAAATTCCTGAAAGTATAGTAAAAAACGCTAAAGAAATAGATAAACTACTCAATGATCTAAAAATCTGCGATCCTGCGGTTGGTTCTGGAGCTTTCCTTGTTGGCATGTTACATGAGATTGTAAAGCTGAGACAGCTTCTTTCTGTATATACAAAAAACAACCTTAGTAATTATGATTTAAAAAGACATACAATAGAGAATTCTCTATACGGCGTTGATATTGATCCGGGGGCTGTTGAGGTTTGTAAGTTAAGATTTTGGTTATCTTTGATAGTCGACGAAGATTCCTTCAATGATATAAAACCGCTTCCAAACTTAGATTATAAAATAGTTAGGGGAAATTCCTTGATTGGATTTCCTAACAATTGGAGAAGTGATATAGCAGATAAAATAGAAAAATTAGAGGATAAGCTGTTTTCAGAAACGCATCCAGAAAGAAAAAAGGAAATAAAAAAAGAACTTGATGCCTTGATTTTAAAAAGACTTGAAAATTCTAAGGAAATTTTTGGATACAAAGTTGATTTTGACTTTAAACTCTTTTTCCCACAAGTATACCACAACCAAAAAGTGTTCAAAGAAAAATCTGGTTTTGATATCGTGATTGGAAACCCGCCATATGTAAGACATGAAAAAATAAGAGCCATTAAACCGATCCTTGAAAGACAAAACTACGAAGTTTTCACATCAACGGCAGATTTGTATGTATATTTTTATGAAAAAGGCTATCAGCTTTTAAAAGATCAAGGGATCTTGGCATATATAACAAGCAACAAATGGATGAGGGCAAAGTACGGAGAGAAGTTAAGAAAGTTTTTAAAAGAAAAAACAGCTATTTTAGAGATAATTGATTTTAGTGGTTATAGCGTCTTTGAGCAAACGGTGGATACTAATATTTTGATCTTTAGAAAAGAAAATGATCGTGGCAGACTTGTGCCAAGGAAAGAGCATATTTTTAGATTTTTAGAGGTTAAAGGTGGTATTGAAGATATTGAAGAGTATTTGAGAAGAAAAGGCAAACCCAAGTTGATTGGGCAAGCTACTGAGAAAAAAGTTGAGCATTTAGATAGTTGGCCTCAGGTAGATACATGGCAAGAACTTAGAACATGGCAAACTATGTATCAAAGTAAGCTTTCTGATAACGCTTGGACGCTTGGAGATGAAAGTGTTTTGAGCTTAAAAGATAAGATTGAAAAAGCAGGAAAACCTTTAAAAGATTGGGATGTAAAGATTTATTATGGAATAAAAACAGGATTTAATGAGGCTTTTATTATCGATAGTGAGAAGAGAGATGAGATTTTAAGAAATTGTAAAACCGAAGAAGAGAGAAAAAGAACAGAGGAAATTATAAAGCCAGTTTTAAGAGGTAGAGATATTGATAAATATATGTATAAGTGGGCTGGATTGTGGATAATTGGAACTTTTCCAGCAAAAAATCTTAATATTGACAATTATCCAGCTTTGAAAGAGTATTTAGGAAGCTTTGGAGATAGGTTATTACAAGACGGGAAACCAGGTCATCGTAAAAGGACATCAAATAAATGGTTTGAGACACAAGATAATATAGCATATTATCCAGAATTTGAAAAAGAAAAGATAGTGTGGCAAGAGATGAGCCTTGAACCTTCTTTTGCTTATGATGATAAAAAGTTTTATACAAATCAAACAGCTTATATAATGACTGGCAAAAATTTAAAATTCATCTTAGGACTACTGAATTCTAAAATTTCAAAATGGTATATGCAAAGCTTAGCTTATTCACTATCCGAGGGAGCCCAAAGATGGATAAAACAGTATGTTGAACTTATCCCCCTTCCCCCAATCACAAAAGAAAATAAGCCCCTCGTAGACCAAGTAATCCAAAAAGTAGACCAAATCCTCACGCTTACCCAATCTAAAGATTACGATACAAATCAAGAAAAGCAAGAGCATGTAAAAAGGCTTCAGCATGAGATAGATAAGCTAGTTTACAAGCTTTACGGATTAACGGAAGAGGAGATAAAAATAATAGAGGGAAGTTGA